A window of Rubricoccus marinus contains these coding sequences:
- a CDS encoding 3-oxoacyl-[acyl-carrier-protein] synthase III C-terminal domain-containing protein: MSPLAYLIPTSLPIGWTIPQTDGVAWMKAALERSSVSGPEATRARRLYDLLGRQSTIESRATALEDYTHQEWERMDLFAEQSSGDGAPPEADGGASGARSWAHPTLEARMDVFAQTAISVAREAFDDAEAPDFIAQVSCTGYDSPTAVQRIALERGWHNARLLHIGHMGCYAAVPALMTAADAVAALAARRVPASGEADAAPEADAHAAVYLVEMCTLHHRVEATAPEAVVQQCLFADGAARLDVHAARPDGRSFALLGHRETLVPDSLNEMTWGLADGAFAMTLSRRVPEFIKAGVGDAVDAFLSEHGLAVDDIDIAAIHPGGPRVIEVTADALGFSERQTRHSTAVLHARGNMSSTTLPHIWERILGDAEVASGALVLSLAFGPGLTIAANLLRVEG, from the coding sequence ATGTCTCCGCTCGCCTACCTCATCCCCACGTCCCTCCCCATCGGGTGGACGATCCCCCAGACGGACGGCGTGGCGTGGATGAAGGCCGCGCTTGAGCGCAGCAGCGTTTCAGGACCCGAGGCCACGCGCGCCCGCCGCCTCTACGATCTGCTCGGGCGTCAGTCCACGATCGAGAGCCGCGCGACGGCCCTGGAGGACTACACGCATCAGGAGTGGGAGCGCATGGATCTCTTCGCCGAACAGAGCTCCGGCGATGGCGCGCCGCCAGAGGCGGATGGCGGGGCCTCTGGCGCCCGCTCGTGGGCGCACCCAACCTTGGAGGCGCGCATGGACGTGTTCGCACAGACGGCGATCAGCGTGGCGCGAGAGGCCTTCGACGACGCCGAGGCGCCGGACTTTATCGCGCAGGTGAGCTGCACCGGCTACGACAGCCCGACGGCCGTGCAGCGCATCGCGCTGGAACGTGGGTGGCACAACGCCCGCTTGCTCCACATCGGCCACATGGGCTGCTACGCCGCCGTCCCCGCCCTCATGACCGCCGCCGACGCCGTGGCGGCGCTCGCCGCCCGCCGCGTTCCCGCCTCTGGCGAAGCCGACGCGGCGCCAGAGGCCGACGCGCACGCGGCCGTCTACCTCGTCGAGATGTGCACGCTGCACCACCGCGTAGAAGCGACAGCGCCCGAAGCGGTCGTGCAGCAGTGCCTGTTCGCAGATGGCGCGGCGCGCCTGGACGTGCACGCCGCCCGGCCCGATGGCCGCTCGTTCGCACTCCTGGGCCACCGCGAGACGCTGGTCCCGGACTCGCTGAACGAGATGACGTGGGGCCTCGCCGACGGCGCCTTTGCGATGACGCTCTCGCGGCGCGTCCCCGAGTTCATCAAGGCTGGCGTCGGCGACGCCGTTGACGCGTTCCTGTCGGAGCACGGCCTGGCCGTGGACGACATTGACATCGCGGCAATCCACCCGGGAGGCCCGCGTGTGATCGAGGTGACTGCTGACGCGCTCGGCTTTTCCGAACGCCAGACGCGCCACAGCACCGCCGTTCTCCACGCCAGAGGCAACATGTCCTCCACGACGCTGCCGCACATCTGGGAGCGCATCCTCGGCGACGCCGAGGTGGCCTCTGGCGCGCTCGTGCTCTCGCTCGCCTTCGGCCCGGGCCTCACCATCGCCGCCAACCTGCTCCGCGTCGAAGGCTAG
- the ubiG gene encoding bifunctional 2-polyprenyl-6-hydroxyphenol methylase/3-demethylubiquinol 3-O-methyltransferase UbiG, with protein MPEINNAFYDDLGEAWFEGDDHPIALLRVESRVKIEYVLDVLRQRQIGLGAEILDVACGAGLVSLPLAEAGYSVQGIDISPGSIAEARRRTPEGLDARFAVGDAYALDVPDESVDAVLLLDMLEHVERPADAIAEASRVVRPGGAVFFHTFNKTPLAWALAVHGFKVVSPRGPEHIHVYRLFIPPADLRTMHADAGLEVQEVKGVHPVPDRAFWRSVRQRRVDPAFAFKIGGPPWIGYLGYAVKR; from the coding sequence ATGCCCGAGATCAACAACGCCTTTTACGACGACCTCGGTGAGGCGTGGTTCGAGGGCGATGACCATCCCATCGCGCTGCTCCGCGTCGAGAGCCGGGTCAAGATCGAGTACGTGCTCGACGTGCTGCGCCAGAGGCAGATTGGGCTCGGCGCGGAGATCCTGGATGTCGCCTGCGGCGCCGGGCTCGTCTCGCTGCCTCTTGCGGAGGCGGGCTACTCCGTACAGGGCATCGACATCTCCCCGGGCTCCATCGCCGAAGCGCGGCGCCGCACGCCGGAGGGCCTGGACGCCCGGTTCGCCGTTGGCGACGCCTACGCGCTGGATGTCCCGGACGAGAGCGTGGATGCCGTCCTCCTGCTCGACATGCTGGAGCACGTGGAGCGCCCCGCCGACGCCATCGCGGAAGCCTCGCGCGTGGTGCGCCCGGGAGGAGCCGTGTTCTTCCACACGTTCAACAAAACGCCTCTGGCGTGGGCCCTCGCCGTCCACGGGTTCAAGGTGGTCTCGCCGCGCGGCCCCGAGCACATCCACGTCTACCGCCTGTTCATCCCGCCCGCAGACCTGCGCACGATGCATGCCGACGCGGGACTGGAGGTGCAAGAAGTGAAGGGCGTTCACCCCGTCCCGGACCGCGCCTTTTGGCGCTCGGTCCGCCAGAGGCGCGTGGACCCCGCCTTCGCGTTCAAGATCGGCGGCCCGCCGTGGATCGGCTACCTGGGCTACGCGGTCAAGCGGTAG
- the mdh gene encoding malate dehydrogenase, producing MKVTVVGAGNVGATVAECVARMDIVQNIALIDINAGVAQGKALDLMESAPIHGFDTVIEGGDDYSITADSDVTVITAGLPRKPGMSRDDLLKVNSDIVSSVTQQVAKHSPNTIIIVVSNPLDVMTYVAYMESGFPSERVMGMAGVLDTARYRAFLKMETGASVRDINAMLLGGHGDSMTPLPRFTTIGSQPVTDLISESRLDEIIERTKKGGGEIVKLMGTSAWYAPGAGAAEMVEAIIKDSNRILPAAAWVTGQYGLEDMFIGVPVRLGKGGVKEVVELDLNDKEKADMKASGDHVREVIGAYKNLSA from the coding sequence ATGAAAGTCACAGTCGTAGGAGCAGGCAACGTCGGCGCCACCGTCGCCGAGTGCGTCGCCCGCATGGACATCGTCCAGAACATCGCCCTTATTGACATCAACGCGGGCGTCGCCCAGGGCAAGGCCCTGGACTTGATGGAGTCCGCGCCGATCCACGGCTTCGACACCGTGATCGAGGGCGGCGACGACTACTCCATCACGGCGGACTCCGACGTGACGGTCATCACCGCAGGCCTCCCCCGCAAGCCGGGCATGAGCCGCGACGACCTCCTGAAGGTCAACTCGGACATCGTCAGCAGCGTCACGCAGCAGGTCGCGAAGCACTCGCCAAACACGATCATCATCGTCGTCAGCAACCCGCTCGACGTGATGACCTACGTGGCGTACATGGAGAGCGGCTTCCCGAGCGAGCGCGTGATGGGTATGGCCGGCGTGCTGGACACCGCCCGCTACCGCGCCTTCCTCAAGATGGAGACCGGCGCGTCCGTCCGCGACATCAACGCGATGCTCCTCGGCGGCCACGGCGACTCCATGACGCCGCTCCCCCGCTTCACGACCATCGGCTCCCAGCCGGTCACCGACCTCATCTCCGAGTCCCGTCTCGATGAGATCATCGAGCGCACCAAGAAGGGCGGCGGCGAGATCGTCAAGCTCATGGGCACGAGTGCGTGGTACGCGCCGGGCGCCGGAGCCGCGGAGATGGTCGAGGCCATCATCAAGGACTCCAACCGCATCCTCCCCGCCGCGGCGTGGGTCACGGGCCAGTACGGCTTGGAGGACATGTTCATCGGCGTCCCCGTCCGCCTCGGCAAGGGCGGCGTGAAGGAGGTCGTCGAGCTCGACCTCAACGACAAGGAGAAGGCCGACATGAAGGCCTCTGGCGACCACGTCCGCGAGGTCATCGGCGCTTATAAGAACCTGAGCGCGTAG
- a CDS encoding amino acid permease — MAASDSGFTPAAGRFGTFAGVFTPNVLTILGIILFLRTGWVVGQAGLGGALIIILLANAISLLTGLSLSSIATSMNVKAGGNYFLISRSLGLEIGGAIGIPLYLSQAISVAFYIIGFVEAMSVIPFMAGLDPQILASGVVLMFVVIAYVGADFALKIQYGILAVLIAALVSFFAGGWGETIAPTMSDSYTEGVSFWIVFAVFFPAVTGIEVGISLSGDLKDPSKSIPLGTIVSILVTAVIYVAAAVWFATHLSPQELIGNTAAMSEISAVPILILAGVAASTLSSALGSVLAAPRTLQAVSKDRVVPRWMASQMGSATEPRAAVLLTGAVAVAVIWAGDLDVVAPIITMFFLNTYGMVNLVAAIEKAVGNPSFRPTFSVPVIVPALGGLGCYGAMFLINAPATVAAIVVTYGIYFALRRRALAGTWGDVRSGVWTSLARFALLKLERGGGAGDSRNWRPNLMVFTGQPHNRESLVALSTWLSLGRGIVSFSQLITGNVEDPNKPRLRETAQERIRTYIRDRGMNAFAEAQIVPDFASGAVAVSQAHGIGRLEANTVMMGWSGTPGGRGLLLRVLRDLADLHKSVLFLHVDEEQGFGEHSTIDVWWGGRGGNGDLMLILAHLIDLHRDWNGATIRVLRMVGREEAIAPVREETERRLEAVRVDAEVRVFLRNDRDFVDILREESRETDLTILGMQRPDASGAEAYGEGLQELVDAAGTTLLVHNGEPQEASLEVE; from the coding sequence ATGGCTGCTTCCGACTCCGGCTTCACGCCCGCCGCGGGCCGCTTCGGCACCTTCGCGGGCGTGTTCACGCCCAACGTGCTCACCATCCTCGGCATCATCCTCTTCCTGAGGACCGGCTGGGTGGTGGGGCAGGCGGGGCTGGGCGGCGCGCTGATCATCATCCTGCTCGCCAACGCGATCTCGCTTTTGACGGGGCTCTCGCTCTCGTCCATCGCGACGAGCATGAACGTCAAGGCGGGCGGCAACTACTTCCTCATCTCGCGGAGTCTGGGGCTGGAGATCGGCGGCGCGATCGGGATCCCGCTGTACCTCTCGCAGGCGATCTCCGTCGCGTTCTACATCATCGGCTTCGTGGAGGCGATGAGCGTGATCCCGTTCATGGCGGGGCTGGACCCGCAGATCCTCGCCTCTGGCGTGGTCCTGATGTTCGTGGTGATCGCGTACGTGGGGGCGGACTTCGCGCTCAAGATCCAGTACGGGATCCTGGCGGTCCTCATCGCGGCGCTGGTCTCGTTCTTCGCCGGGGGGTGGGGCGAGACGATCGCGCCGACGATGAGCGACAGCTACACCGAAGGCGTCTCGTTCTGGATCGTGTTCGCCGTCTTCTTCCCGGCCGTGACTGGTATCGAGGTCGGCATCTCGCTCTCGGGCGATCTGAAGGATCCATCGAAGAGCATCCCGCTGGGCACCATCGTGTCCATCTTGGTCACGGCGGTGATCTACGTGGCGGCGGCGGTCTGGTTTGCGACGCACCTCTCGCCCCAGGAGTTGATCGGCAATACGGCGGCGATGAGCGAGATCTCGGCGGTGCCAATTCTGATTCTCGCGGGCGTAGCGGCGAGCACTCTATCGTCGGCGCTAGGCAGCGTGCTGGCGGCGCCGCGGACGTTGCAGGCGGTCTCCAAGGACCGCGTGGTTCCCCGGTGGATGGCCTCGCAGATGGGCAGCGCCACCGAGCCCCGCGCGGCGGTTCTGCTGACCGGCGCCGTGGCCGTGGCGGTGATCTGGGCGGGCGACCTCGACGTGGTCGCGCCCATCATCACGATGTTCTTCCTGAACACCTACGGGATGGTGAACCTCGTCGCGGCCATCGAGAAAGCCGTCGGCAACCCCAGCTTCCGGCCGACCTTCTCGGTTCCGGTGATCGTCCCCGCGCTCGGCGGGCTCGGCTGTTACGGCGCGATGTTCCTCATCAACGCGCCCGCAACGGTTGCGGCGATTGTGGTCACGTACGGCATCTACTTCGCGTTGCGGCGGCGCGCGCTCGCCGGGACGTGGGGCGACGTGCGCAGTGGGGTCTGGACGAGCCTCGCGCGCTTCGCGCTGCTCAAGCTGGAGCGTGGCGGCGGCGCGGGCGACTCCCGCAACTGGCGCCCCAACCTGATGGTGTTCACCGGCCAGCCGCACAACCGCGAATCGCTCGTCGCGCTGAGCACGTGGCTCAGCCTCGGCCGCGGCATCGTCTCGTTCTCGCAGCTCATCACGGGCAACGTGGAGGACCCCAACAAGCCCCGCCTGCGCGAGACGGCGCAGGAGCGCATCCGCACCTACATCCGCGACCGTGGCATGAACGCCTTTGCCGAGGCGCAGATCGTGCCCGACTTCGCCTCTGGCGCCGTCGCGGTCAGCCAGGCGCACGGGATCGGACGGCTGGAGGCCAACACGGTCATGATGGGCTGGAGCGGGACGCCAGGCGGGCGCGGGCTCCTCTTGCGCGTGCTGCGCGACCTTGCCGACCTCCACAAGTCCGTCCTGTTCCTCCACGTGGACGAGGAGCAAGGCTTCGGGGAGCACTCCACGATCGACGTGTGGTGGGGCGGCCGCGGCGGCAACGGCGACCTCATGCTGATCCTCGCGCACCTCATCGACCTCCACCGCGATTGGAACGGCGCCACGATCCGCGTGCTCCGCATGGTAGGCCGCGAGGAAGCCATCGCGCCCGTCCGCGAGGAGACCGAGCGGCGCCTGGAGGCCGTCCGCGTGGACGCCGAGGTCCGCGTGTTCCTCCGCAACGACCGGGACTTTGTGGACATCCTCCGCGAGGAGAGCCGCGAAACCGACCTCACCATTCTCGGCATGCAGCGTCCCGACGCCTCTGGCGCCGAGGCCTACGGCGAGGGCCTCCAGGAGTTGGTCGACGCCGCTGGGACCACATTGCTCGTGCACAACGGCGAGCCGCAAGAGGCCTCCTTGGAGGTGGAGTAG
- the serA gene encoding phosphoglycerate dehydrogenase: GYTQVERRSSAVQGEELAAALEGVHFLGIRSRTQVTPEVLAQAEKLVGVGCFCIGTDQVALDAAAENGIVVFNAPYSNTRSVAELVLAEAILLLRGVPEKNALAHRGTWAKSASGANEARGKTLGVVGYGNIGAQLSVLAEAVGMRVVFYDAAAKLPLGNARGLGSLEALLAEADVVTLHVPDTPQTRDMIGAAELAQMKPGAVLLNASRGTVVDLDALAAALRSGHLRGAAVDVFPKEPKSKEEAFTSPLQGIDRALLTPHVGGSTEEAQANIGREVAGKLVRYSDNGSTESSVNLPEVSLPEHPCCHRFLHIHANQPGVLSAINGALGASGANVVGQYLQTRGPVGYVVTDVDDDGTDAAEALLESLREVPGTIRTRVLF, encoded by the coding sequence CGGGCTACACGCAGGTGGAACGCCGCTCCAGCGCGGTGCAGGGCGAGGAACTGGCGGCGGCGCTGGAGGGCGTGCACTTTCTCGGCATCCGTTCGCGCACGCAGGTCACGCCAGAGGTGCTGGCCCAGGCGGAGAAGCTCGTCGGAGTCGGCTGCTTCTGCATCGGAACGGATCAGGTGGCGCTGGACGCGGCGGCGGAGAACGGGATCGTCGTGTTCAACGCGCCGTATTCCAACACCCGCTCGGTCGCCGAACTCGTGCTCGCCGAGGCCATCCTCCTCTTGCGCGGCGTGCCGGAGAAGAACGCGCTCGCGCACCGCGGCACGTGGGCCAAAAGCGCCTCTGGCGCGAACGAGGCGCGGGGCAAAACGCTCGGCGTGGTCGGGTACGGCAACATCGGGGCGCAGCTCTCGGTCCTCGCCGAGGCGGTCGGGATGCGCGTCGTGTTCTACGACGCGGCGGCAAAGCTCCCGCTCGGCAACGCCAGAGGCTTGGGCAGCCTGGAGGCGCTCTTGGCGGAGGCGGACGTGGTCACGCTGCACGTGCCGGACACGCCGCAAACGCGCGACATGATCGGCGCGGCGGAGCTGGCGCAGATGAAACCCGGCGCGGTCCTTCTCAACGCCTCTCGCGGAACCGTCGTGGACCTGGACGCGCTTGCAGCGGCGCTGCGTTCGGGGCATCTCCGCGGCGCGGCCGTGGACGTGTTTCCCAAAGAGCCGAAGTCGAAAGAGGAGGCGTTCACGAGCCCGCTCCAAGGCATCGACCGCGCGCTGCTCACGCCACACGTTGGCGGCAGCACGGAAGAGGCGCAGGCCAACATCGGGCGCGAGGTGGCGGGCAAACTCGTGCGCTACTCCGACAACGGCTCGACCGAGTCCTCGGTCAACCTCCCCGAGGTCTCGCTGCCGGAGCACCCGTGCTGCCACCGTTTTCTGCACATTCACGCCAACCAGCCCGGCGTGCTGAGCGCCATCAACGGCGCGCTCGGGGCCTCTGGCGCCAACGTCGTGGGTCAGTACCTCCAGACGCGCGGCCCCGTCGGCTACGTGGTCACGGACGTGGACGACGACGGGACCGACGCCGCCGAGGCGCTGCTGGAGTCCCTGCGCGAGGTGCCCGGCACGATCCGCACGCGCGTGCTGTTTTGA
- a CDS encoding T9SS type A sorting domain-containing protein, with protein sequence MRALLLFFSLLVASGAAAQNPPGPPPPPDSTSAWRYYPLHLGDVWQYRVQVDQGEVPPYVYTLRRRVEADTLVAGRTYAVVQEWAREVPAGAPPPPEARRYLARFDTLSSRVATREIGAAEETLSACALSESFPRASGEQREVTCADGGLSVISGGYAESVAIGAETYTLTAKTISRSSTIDRSETYAAGVGLVRSAFEEAGARTLELVTARIQGRFYGDAPEADFPGIPDTTDAARYYPLAVGDLWQYRLCDGPKGLCVRDEVTLTEVIGTESVGDTTYAVVRDKVYERTGLGEGDYLSTGQSQRLVRFDRRTATVRVRNEADESTDSCPLDADLEGQIQGGPCDGVSVTMFEEQVKAFTIGEMSQSYQLGVGLIGYFSGFSFSEELVYSRVGGVERGTPVPVVDVAGEAQPLATTLALTAFPNPTAGPLAINVTGARGPVLVEAFDAIGRRVLSREIAPEARMEIDASGWAPGVYVLRATSGERSATARVVRR encoded by the coding sequence ATGCGCGCGTTGCTCCTCTTTTTCTCGCTCCTCGTGGCCTCTGGCGCGGCGGCGCAGAACCCTCCCGGGCCGCCGCCGCCGCCGGATAGCACCTCGGCGTGGCGCTATTACCCGCTCCACCTTGGCGATGTGTGGCAGTACCGTGTGCAGGTGGATCAGGGCGAGGTGCCGCCGTACGTCTACACCCTGAGGCGCCGGGTGGAGGCGGACACCCTCGTAGCGGGCCGCACGTACGCCGTCGTGCAGGAGTGGGCGCGAGAGGTGCCGGCGGGCGCCCCGCCCCCGCCAGAGGCTCGGCGCTACCTCGCGCGGTTCGATACGCTCTCGTCGCGCGTCGCCACGCGCGAGATCGGCGCGGCGGAAGAAACGCTCTCGGCGTGCGCGCTTTCCGAGTCGTTCCCGCGGGCGTCTGGGGAGCAGCGCGAGGTGACCTGCGCGGATGGGGGGCTCTCGGTGATATCGGGCGGGTACGCGGAGTCCGTCGCCATCGGTGCGGAGACGTACACGCTCACGGCCAAGACGATCAGCCGGAGCAGCACGATCGACCGCTCGGAGACGTACGCGGCCGGCGTCGGGCTCGTGCGGAGCGCGTTCGAGGAGGCGGGGGCGCGGACGCTCGAACTCGTCACGGCTCGCATCCAGGGACGCTTCTACGGCGACGCGCCAGAGGCGGACTTCCCAGGCATCCCGGACACGACGGACGCGGCGCGGTACTACCCGCTCGCAGTGGGAGACCTGTGGCAGTACAGACTGTGTGACGGCCCTAAAGGGCTTTGCGTTCGGGATGAGGTCACGCTGACAGAGGTCATCGGTACGGAAAGCGTCGGGGACACGACCTACGCGGTCGTCCGCGACAAGGTGTACGAACGCACAGGCCTAGGCGAGGGCGACTACCTCTCGACGGGGCAGTCCCAGCGACTCGTCCGTTTTGACCGCCGGACGGCGACCGTACGTGTCCGGAACGAGGCCGACGAGAGCACGGACAGTTGCCCGCTCGACGCGGACCTGGAGGGGCAGATTCAAGGAGGCCCTTGTGACGGTGTGTCCGTCACCATGTTTGAGGAACAGGTCAAGGCGTTCACGATCGGGGAGATGTCGCAGTCTTACCAGTTGGGCGTTGGGCTGATCGGTTATTTCTCAGGCTTCAGCTTCTCCGAAGAGCTGGTCTACTCCCGCGTCGGCGGGGTCGAGCGCGGCACGCCCGTGCCCGTCGTGGACGTCGCCGGCGAAGCCCAGCCTCTGGCGACCACGCTCGCGCTGACCGCCTTCCCCAACCCCACCGCCGGGCCTCTGGCGATAAACGTCACCGGCGCTAGAGGCCCGGTGCTCGTGGAGGCCTTCGACGCGATTGGCCGTCGCGTGCTCTCGCGCGAGATCGCGCCAGAGGCCAGAATGGAGATCGACGCCTCCGGCTGGGCACCCGGCGTCTACGTCCTCCGCGCGACCTCTGGCGAACGGTCCGCAACCGCGCGCGTCGTACGGCGCTAG
- the dps gene encoding DNA starvation/stationary phase protection protein Dps, whose amino-acid sequence MSDSNGALTAQTPYKTRIDISEEDRHKLTALLNQTLADTSDLYSQTKQAHWNVKGKDFYQLHLLYDELAEKLEEPADLAAERVVLLGGYAYGTVRMAAETSRISPFPGPGEGEANFLTTLADRWAEYAKYIREDNGKADEIGDPGTTDLYDQITHIADRGLWFIEAHVQRYHGELTEGGEDPS is encoded by the coding sequence ATGTCTGACTCCAATGGCGCCCTGACGGCGCAGACCCCCTACAAGACCCGCATCGACATCTCGGAGGAGGACCGCCACAAGCTCACGGCGCTCCTCAACCAGACCCTCGCCGACACGTCCGACCTGTACTCCCAGACGAAGCAGGCGCACTGGAACGTGAAGGGCAAGGACTTCTACCAGCTCCACCTGCTCTACGACGAGCTGGCAGAGAAGCTCGAAGAGCCCGCCGACCTCGCCGCAGAGCGCGTCGTGCTCCTCGGCGGGTACGCCTACGGAACCGTGCGGATGGCCGCCGAGACCAGCCGCATCTCGCCGTTCCCTGGCCCCGGAGAAGGCGAAGCCAACTTCCTCACCACCCTCGCCGACCGCTGGGCGGAGTACGCCAAGTACATCCGCGAGGACAACGGCAAAGCCGACGAGATCGGCGACCCGGGGACCACGGACCTCTACGACCAGATCACGCACATCGCGGATCGCGGCCTGTGGTTTATCGAGGCCCACGTGCAGCGCTACCACGGCGAGCTCACCGAAGGCGGCGAGGACCCGAGCTAG
- a CDS encoding peptidoglycan recognition protein family protein → MSRFSLVAVALLTLAGCSSGGSTQTVSAIPVLPPLDPLPDVEVVTRAEWGAEPLAFAVPPQTPDAITIHHTATYQNADRTPEAKIQALQRFSLSSDTLDDGRPKKAWADVPYHYYIASDGTILEGRDVRLEGDTNTNYDLHGQIQIVVEGNFMEEQPTERQVASTMNLVRALAARYDIPRNRLEGHGDRATGQTQCPGDALRIFFPKFKGTMPLSRLDPSRL, encoded by the coding sequence ATGTCCCGCTTCTCTCTCGTCGCCGTCGCTCTCCTCACACTCGCGGGCTGCTCCTCGGGTGGCTCCACGCAGACGGTCTCCGCCATTCCCGTGCTGCCGCCGCTGGACCCGCTGCCGGACGTGGAGGTCGTCACCCGCGCTGAGTGGGGCGCAGAGCCTCTGGCGTTCGCCGTCCCGCCGCAGACGCCGGACGCGATCACGATCCACCACACGGCCACGTACCAGAACGCGGACCGCACGCCAGAGGCCAAGATCCAGGCGCTCCAGCGCTTCTCGCTGTCCTCGGACACGCTGGATGACGGCCGCCCTAAAAAGGCCTGGGCGGACGTGCCGTACCACTACTACATCGCGAGCGACGGCACCATCCTGGAAGGGCGCGACGTGCGGCTGGAAGGCGACACGAACACGAACTACGACCTCCACGGCCAGATTCAGATCGTCGTGGAGGGCAACTTTATGGAGGAGCAGCCCACCGAGCGCCAGGTCGCGAGCACGATGAACCTCGTCCGCGCTCTCGCGGCGCGCTACGACATCCCCCGCAACCGCCTGGAAGGCCACGGCGACCGCGCAACCGGCCAGACGCAGTGCCCGGGCGACGCGCTCCGCATCTTCTTCCCCAAGTTCAAGGGCACCATGCCGCTCTCGCGGCTGGATCCCTCACGGCTCTAG